CATCTTCTTTTCAAAATTCCAAAAGAAATCAAATTGACCAAAGAACCATCCTACAATAGGTAAAGTGATCTGATAAATAGGAAAGATTAACAACAGCCTCAGAATAATATAAAGAGCATAAGGTTTTGTGTTTTCGGCATTCAGCCCGATAAAATTGGTTACGGGTCCTGCAACCCAGGCAGCAAAAGATCCATTAATTGCGAATACGATGATAATGGCTATGGCCTGCCAATTTGATTTGATTCCCCATCGTTTTTTCAATTTCTCCATGAGCTTCCTAATTTTCGGCAAATGTAAGTAATATCTGTAAATCAACAAATTCTCTTTTTGATTTTTAGGTCGCTGCAAAACTTAGCTATTGTCTCTTTTGATTTGATCCCTACATGTTATTTTTTAGTATCTTCCCGCAAATTTCGAATTATGA
This DNA window, taken from Lutimonas zeaxanthinifaciens, encodes the following:
- a CDS encoding DUF6787 family protein: MEKLKKRWGIKSNWQAIAIIIVFAINGSFAAWVAGPVTNFIGLNAENTKPYALYIILRLLLIFPIYQITLPIVGWFFGQFDFFWNFEKKMLQRMGLGRFFK